The proteins below come from a single Panicum hallii strain FIL2 chromosome 7, PHallii_v3.1, whole genome shotgun sequence genomic window:
- the LOC112900271 gene encoding uncharacterized protein LOC112900271, which produces MGRRRPWPVLRRALRRRRASGSYARPFPSLPSVRIRTPKTLMFHSLLIKGLLAVAVLCYGVVINSSRILPCSKDMTSSPRNRKLAAQHLRSASHAVPYDYKKTKKLDKKNELQSTSEENDWKNATCSICLERPHDAVLILCSSHSKGCRPYMCGTNYKHSNCLELFKNAYSREKPACKVSTVVAPTNQKPKTQLLACPICRGEVKGWTVVKPARRFLNRKRRACMHEDCSFVGTYKGLKRHVRSKHRLSKPRDVDPVRLAKWKKFENEKERQDAISIVSALNPGSMIMGDYIIDPDSDSDSYIDDPYFDDVSDRDTSLDGDEGSYHRGFVHRYGSHRRNGERAS; this is translated from the exons ATGGGGCGGCGCCGCCCTTGGCCAGTTCTTCGTCGGGCTCTTCGCCGGCGTCGAGCATCCGGCAGCTATGCTCGCCCattcccttcccttccttccGTGCGAATTCGAACACCCAAAACCTTAAT GTTCCATTCTCTCCTTATTAAGGGCCTGCTTGCAGTTGCTGTGCTATGCTACGGAGTAGTCATTAATTCCAGCAGGATTTTGCCT TGTTCCAAAGACATGACAAGCAGTCCGAGAAACCGTAAGCTGGCAGCTCAGCATCTTAGGTCAGCCTCCCATGCTGTACCTTATGACTACAAGAAAACAAAAAAGTTAGACAAGAAAAATGAATTGCAATCAACCTCAGAGGAAAATGACTGGAAAAATGCTACCTGCTCAATATGCTTGGAGCGTCCACATGATGCTGTCCTTATCCTTTGTTCTTCTCATAGCAAAGGTTGCCGGCCATACATGTGTGGTACCAATTATAAACATTCCAACTGCCTAGAGCTGTTCAAAAATGCTTATTCGAGGGAGAAACCAGCATGCAAAGTCTCAACCGTGGTGGCACCAACTAACCAGAAGCCAAAGACACAGCTGCTTGCATGCCCCATCTGCCGCGGGGAAGTTAAAGGGTGGACAGTAGTCAAACCTGCGAGGCGGTTTCTGAACCGCAAAAGGAGAGCTTGTATGCATGAGGATTGCTCATTTGTCGGGACATATAAGGGACTCAAAAGGCATGTGAGGTCGAAGCATCGTTTATCAAAACCACGTGATGTTGACCCTGTGCGTTTGGCTAAGTGGAAGAAGTTTGAAAATGAAAAGGAGAGGCAAGATGCAATCAGCATTGTCAGTGCCTTAAATCCAGGATCGATGATCATGGGGGACTACATCATTGATCCAGATAGCGACAGCGATTCTTACATCGATGACCCTTATTTCGATGATGTCTCTGACCGTGACACATCCTTAGATGGCGACGAAGGATCTTATCATAGAGGTTTTGTGCACAGATATGGATCTCATAGGAGAAATGGGGAAAGGGCAAGTTGA
- the LOC112901238 gene encoding uncharacterized protein LOC112901238 produces MHRHPSTSRNTRAAIETEAATREDRRREPARRNKEHEGKRDRETARPVAMADTPSPTAAAEAGSVSTPLLRRRGSYTRSMSHARDELRSFRSCLRWMCVDHSEASSPAASWLVFAALAVAVPGVARAALPRRAYDTQVQASLTLSAALAYATIYSLVRRRGLRRLLYLDRLRHDSQDVRAGYIVQLAGSFRLLACFVLPCFLADAAYKVFWYCANRPFPLWWSAAACALEMASWIYRTAMFFMACVLFQTICYLQILRMTGFARDFGQCADVAAVLRQHRRIRVQLRRISHRYRRFILYCLILVTVSQFTALLAATRPRAQVNLATAGELALCSMSLVTGLLICLHSAAKITHKTQAITSVAAAWHADATINSLDRDQENPRTPSKAAYLQPHTPTSPFPVASASSGEESDDDESRSEDSVDTSRFASFHVTNISFQKRQALVTYLENNPAGITVFGFVVDRTWLHALFMIEFSLVMWLLGKTIGIS; encoded by the exons ATGCATCGGCATCCATCGACCTCCCGAAACACCAGGGCGGCCATCGAAACGGAAGCAGCCACTCGGGAGGATAGGAGAAGGGAGCCGGCCAGAAGGAACAAGGAACACGAGGGCAAGAGAGATCGAGAAACCGCGCGGCCAGTAGCGATGGCGGACACGCCGTCGCCGACGGCGGCCGCCGAGGCGGGGTCCGTGTCGACgccgctgctgcggcggcggggctcgtaCACGCGGTCCATGTCGCACGCGCGTGACGAGCTCCGCAGCTTCCGGTCCTGCCTGCGGTGGATGTGCGTCGACCACTCGGAGGCCTCCAGCCCCGCGGCGTCCTGGCTCGTCTTCGCCGCGCTCGCCGTGGCCGTCCCGGGCGTCGCGCGCGCCGCGCTGCCCCGGCGCGCCTACGACACGCAGGTGCAGGCATCGCTCACGCTCTCCGCCGCGCTCGCCTACGCCACCATCTACTCCCTCGTCCGCCGCCGGGGCCTGCGCCGGCTGCTCTACCTCGACCGCCTCCGCCACGACTCCCAGGACGTGCGCGCCGGGTACATCGTCCAGCTCGCCGGCTCCTTCCGCCTCCTCGCCTGCTTCGTGCTCCCCTGCTTCCTCGCCGACGCCGCCTACAAGGTGTTCTGGTACTGCGCCAACCGGCCCTTCCCGCTCTGGTGGTCCGCCGCCGCGTGCGCGCTGGAGATGGCGTCGTGGATCTACCGCACCGCCATGTTCTTCATGGCGTGCGTGCTGTTCCAGACCATCTGCTACCTGCAGATCCTGCGCATGACGGGGTTCGCGCGGGACTTCGGCCAGTGCGCCGACGTCGCCGCCGTGCTGAGGCAGCACCGCCGCATCCGCGTCCAGCTCCGCCGGATCAGCCACCGCTACCGGAGGTTCATACTCTACTGCCTCATCCTCGTCACGGTCAGCCAGTTCACGGCCCTTCTCGCCGCCACGAGGCCGCGCGCGCAGGTCAACTtggccaccgccggcgagctcgcg CTGTGCTCCATGAGCCTCGTCACCGGGCTGCTCATCTGCCTCCACAGCGCGGCCAAGATCACGCACAAGACGCAGGCGATCACCAGCGTCGCCGCGGCGTGGCACGCGGACGCCACCATCAACAGCCTGGACCGGGACCAGGAGAACCCCAGGACGCCCAGCAAGGCGGCGTACCTGCAGCCGCACACCCCCACGAGCCCCTTCCCGGTGGCGAGCGCCTCCTCCGGCGAGGAgtccgacgacgacgagtcCCGGAGCGAGGACAGCGTGGACACCTCGAGGTTCGCGTCCTTCCACGTCACCAACATCTCCTTCCAGAAGAGGCAGGCGCTAG TGACCTACCTGGAGAACAACCCGGCGGGGATCACGGTGTTCGGCTTCGTCGTCGACCGGACATGGCTGCACGCGCTGTTCATGATCGAGTTCTCGCTGGTGATGTGGCTGCTGGGGAAGACGATCGGCATATCTTGA